A single Vigna radiata var. radiata cultivar VC1973A chromosome 8, Vradiata_ver6, whole genome shotgun sequence DNA region contains:
- the LOC106770111 gene encoding uncharacterized protein LOC106770111: MEGDSSFSAMAPPIFNGENYQIWAVRMEAYLEALDLWEAIEEDYEISMLPGNPTIAQIKNHKDEKTKKAKTKACLFAAVSPTIFTRIMTLNSAKAIWDYLKEEYDGDDRIKGMQVLNLIRDFELQKMKESETITEYSKRLLNIANKVRLLGFEFKDSRIVEKVLVTVLERFEATITTLENTKDFSNITLVELLNSLQAQEQRRAMREQGFVEEPLPAKHEDN; the protein is encoded by the coding sequence ATGGAAGGAGATTCAAGTTTTTCAGCAATGGCACCACCAATCTTCAATGgtgaaaattatcaaatttggGCGGTACGAATGGAAGCCTATCTAGAAGCTCTGGATCTATGGGAAGCAATTGAAGAGGATTATGAAATTTCTATGCTACCTGGCAATCCAACTATAGCTCAAATCAAGAATCACAAAGacgaaaaaactaaaaaagctAAGACAAAGGCATGCCTCTTTGCTGCAGTTTCACCAACAATTTTCACTCGAATTATGACTCTAAATTCAGCCAAAGCCATATGGGATTATCTCAAAGAAGAATATGATGGAGATGATCGAATCAAAGGCATGCAGGTGTTGAATCTCATTAGAGACTTTGAATTGCAAAAGATGAAGGAATCTGAAACTATCACAGAGTACTCTAAGAGGCTTCTGAACATAGCAAACAAAGTAAGATTACTTGGTTTTGAATTTAAGGACTCTCGTATTGTTGAAAAAGTTCTGGTTACCGTACTTGAAAGATTTGAAGCTACCATAACCACCTTAGAAAACACTAAGGATTTTTCAAATATCACCTTGGTAGAGTTGCTGAATTCCTTGCAGGCACAAGAACAACGAAGGGCTATGAGAGAACAAGGCTTTGTTGAGGAACCCTTGCCTGCTAAACATGAAGACaactag